One segment of Rubripirellula amarantea DNA contains the following:
- a CDS encoding sensor histidine kinase, whose protein sequence is MSVSNQGSAERRQSQSPGRFVQTAQSVPSGRSAMRPRSGQQGRLVGRSPYATSSTDEATAANAVTADASIRQMANSVARLMSETAHDLRSPLTTIRESVRLVQMGEMGGLHPDQESMLEAAIDQCDCMSQMIDEMVQLERLRTGAPRANRVWIPLDKIRSAVDETLRPWTVPRNIELLWDVIADPAVRVYADASMIRRLIVNLVVNAIRVSHQGQCVLVRFVRSRDGEMIECGVIDQGRGMSAAELKSLASDNGLASPSGEGLGLTISRQLAAVHFSSLHLRSRPGDGTEVSFQLPASGPRSVASAWVRWRLGLQLSRTKPRRVSTSEVVADHPAPVMPVPRSSVASSGHVELNHNASKPRYPDQVSAVVVSLGAAVSIDATREFQSSLQSQLQMFELAYKIDQRRWVVLLDADPTAAEAKIVAIGDAINQKTGGVRTTWSRPQAIRLDRRRAVARISDLLVREELAASRSKRVVDRNEVRLGTAPIAHSQVATDRLDVEVQRLASQMRLQSSRLQEQARNVRHGMQ, encoded by the coding sequence ATGAGCGTTTCAAACCAAGGAAGTGCCGAACGGCGCCAATCCCAGTCGCCTGGTCGATTTGTCCAGACGGCCCAGTCCGTCCCGTCAGGGCGATCTGCGATGCGACCGCGATCGGGTCAGCAAGGTCGCTTAGTGGGACGTAGTCCCTACGCGACGTCATCGACCGATGAAGCCACCGCCGCAAATGCCGTTACCGCCGACGCGTCGATAAGACAGATGGCCAATTCGGTGGCGAGGTTGATGAGCGAAACGGCGCATGACCTGCGGTCCCCGCTTACCACCATTCGCGAATCAGTGCGTTTGGTGCAGATGGGTGAAATGGGCGGACTGCATCCGGATCAAGAGAGCATGTTAGAAGCGGCGATTGATCAATGCGATTGCATGTCGCAAATGATTGACGAGATGGTCCAACTTGAACGCTTGCGTACGGGTGCTCCGCGTGCGAATCGCGTTTGGATTCCGCTCGACAAGATTCGTAGCGCCGTGGATGAAACACTTCGTCCCTGGACGGTGCCTCGCAACATTGAATTGCTCTGGGATGTGATCGCCGATCCTGCGGTACGTGTTTACGCCGATGCATCGATGATCCGCCGATTGATCGTCAACTTGGTTGTCAACGCAATCCGTGTTTCGCATCAAGGGCAATGTGTCTTGGTGCGTTTCGTTCGATCGCGTGATGGTGAAATGATCGAATGTGGCGTCATCGATCAAGGCCGAGGCATGAGTGCTGCGGAATTGAAGTCATTGGCTTCGGACAATGGACTTGCGTCGCCGTCGGGTGAAGGACTGGGGCTGACTATCTCTCGTCAATTGGCGGCGGTGCATTTTTCGTCGCTTCATTTACGATCTCGTCCCGGCGATGGCACGGAAGTTAGTTTCCAGCTTCCCGCATCGGGGCCACGTTCCGTTGCGTCGGCGTGGGTACGTTGGCGTCTGGGATTGCAGCTCTCGCGAACGAAACCACGCCGCGTCTCGACAAGCGAGGTGGTTGCTGATCATCCTGCGCCTGTGATGCCAGTTCCGCGATCATCGGTTGCATCATCAGGCCACGTGGAACTGAATCACAACGCATCGAAACCTCGCTATCCTGACCAAGTCAGCGCGGTGGTGGTTAGCCTTGGAGCCGCCGTATCGATCGACGCGACGCGGGAATTTCAATCGAGTCTGCAGAGCCAATTGCAGATGTTTGAATTGGCTTACAAGATTGACCAACGACGCTGGGTCGTGTTGCTTGACGCCGACCCTACGGCCGCCGAGGCCAAGATCGTAGCGATCGGTGACGCTATCAACCAAAAAACAGGCGGTGTTCGGACGACGTGGTCACGTCCGCAAGCAATCCGGTTGGACCGACGCCGTGCGGTAGCTCGAATCAGCGATTTGCTTGTAAGAGAAGAGCTTGCTGCTTCGAGATCAAAACGAGTGGTCGATCGAAACGAAGTGCGACTCGGCACGGCACCGATTGCTCACTCGCAAGTCGCTACTGACCGCTTGGATGTTGAAGTTCAGCGTTTGGCAAGTCAAATGCGACTGCAATCGAGTCGCTTGCAAGAGCAAGCCCGAAATGTTCGACACGGCATGCAGTAG
- a CDS encoding type II secretion system protein GspG: MIRRRHPRNLSPAKSIRLSRHAFTLLELLLVLAILVVIGGIVTVNIGGANTEAKVNATKAQLNSLKSNIEMYQIRMSGLPESLEALRDGPSDAAKKAKWVAPIIDTIPTDAWENALEYSVNGNSYEIRSGGIDGQANTDDDIVVEGS, encoded by the coding sequence ATGATTCGCCGCCGTCACCCGCGAAATCTCTCGCCTGCTAAGTCCATCCGATTGTCCCGCCACGCTTTCACGCTGCTTGAACTACTGCTCGTCTTGGCGATTTTGGTCGTCATCGGCGGTATTGTCACCGTCAACATTGGTGGGGCCAATACCGAGGCGAAGGTCAACGCCACCAAAGCTCAACTCAATAGTCTTAAAAGCAATATTGAGATGTACCAGATTCGAATGAGCGGTCTTCCCGAATCGCTTGAAGCCCTCCGCGACGGGCCAAGCGACGCCGCTAAGAAAGCGAAGTGGGTCGCGCCCATCATCGATACGATTCCGACGGACGCTTGGGAAAACGCCCTTGAGTACAGCGTCAATGGAAACTCGTATGAGATCCGCAGTGGCGGAATCGATGGTCAAGCCAACACGGATGATGACATTGTGGTTGAAGGCTCCTGA
- a CDS encoding prepilin-type N-terminal cleavage/methylation domain-containing protein: protein MTPKARRSGFSLLEILLALAILGGSLAILSRIVETGTSAAIESRCLAQARLVCQSKLSEVLLDAASGLDPQTEISVPIASFDSTSTTPMNYSVEVAQGPMDGILIVRVSVAVQTADGIGTLANYSLSRWIVDSSLGLEQAEADEAAALEASAEAMPGEGGAPL from the coding sequence ATGACACCGAAAGCTCGAAGGTCTGGTTTTTCGCTGCTTGAAATTCTGCTGGCGCTTGCAATCCTGGGTGGCTCGCTCGCGATCTTGAGTCGCATTGTCGAAACCGGCACCAGCGCCGCGATCGAATCTCGCTGTTTGGCTCAGGCTCGCTTGGTTTGCCAATCGAAGCTTTCCGAAGTGCTGCTTGATGCGGCCAGCGGTTTGGATCCTCAAACAGAAATCAGTGTACCTATCGCGTCGTTCGATTCGACTTCGACGACGCCAATGAACTATTCCGTGGAAGTGGCTCAGGGCCCGATGGACGGCATTCTGATCGTTCGCGTCAGCGTTGCGGTTCAAACAGCCGATGGTATCGGCACCTTAGCAAACTACTCGCTGTCTCGATGGATCGTCGATTCGTCACTTGGGCTCGAACAAGCCGAGGCGGACGAAGCTGCGGCGTTGGAAGCTAGTGCTGAAGCGATGCCCGGTGAAGGTGGTGCCCCATTATGA
- a CDS encoding BAR domain-containing protein, with amino-acid sequence MVARDDSVIRGSLIACMIFLVLSLALNFFLWRWGSTLSTEAETASSRMQTTSSQVRAMESKLTRLKAMLGVGSFTQAQIDEMKSNSSDDPDMQLLESQFATDMSVLGAEVPPEDRNYHRLPEFLLTAIRDRNAQYAMARTEATQIRVDAEAEIDNAKKSKDLAEQKADQANKKVATLSDAFAEDRARMNQEKEETKDKLSKVVQEFNGFRKKATDEKSVLEAKTELLSGTIDTQKKKINVLQNDRFETAQGLIRFVNSGGKLVTINLGSADALRPNVTFGVIDGDETRLQDADLKASIQVIKVQGPHLALARVVALPEIRNPIIPGDKIYSPFWAPGRRVKIALAGEIDINNDGRPDNEDIKGQIKAAGGVVAAEVSPTGEVTGTLDATIRFLVVGEAPEVSSSATLEGDDAEAAAAFGRAKELAGEYGITIIPAWKLEAYLKTIDDTLTTPLGSAVRADDFEPESIINRRRIPTDISDMYKIQRDNVQEGNRVLAP; translated from the coding sequence ATGGTGGCTCGCGACGACTCCGTCATTCGAGGCAGTTTAATTGCCTGCATGATTTTCCTTGTGCTCTCGTTGGCGCTTAATTTCTTCCTCTGGCGATGGGGCAGCACGCTCTCGACCGAGGCTGAAACAGCCAGCAGCCGCATGCAGACGACCAGTAGCCAAGTTCGTGCGATGGAAAGCAAGCTAACTCGGCTCAAAGCCATGCTTGGCGTGGGTTCATTTACCCAGGCCCAGATCGACGAAATGAAGTCCAACTCGTCGGATGACCCGGACATGCAATTGCTCGAAAGTCAGTTCGCTACCGACATGAGCGTACTGGGAGCCGAAGTGCCGCCGGAAGATCGCAACTACCACCGATTGCCAGAGTTCCTGTTGACGGCCATCCGTGACCGCAACGCGCAGTATGCAATGGCTCGCACAGAGGCGACTCAAATTCGCGTCGACGCCGAGGCTGAAATTGACAACGCCAAGAAGTCGAAAGATCTGGCGGAACAGAAGGCGGACCAAGCCAACAAAAAAGTTGCCACGCTTAGTGATGCGTTTGCCGAAGACCGCGCTCGGATGAACCAAGAAAAAGAAGAAACGAAAGATAAACTCAGCAAGGTTGTTCAAGAGTTCAACGGCTTCCGAAAGAAAGCGACGGACGAAAAGTCGGTTCTTGAAGCGAAAACAGAACTCCTCTCAGGAACGATCGACACGCAAAAGAAGAAGATCAACGTCCTGCAGAACGATCGCTTTGAAACCGCTCAAGGCTTGATTCGGTTCGTCAACTCGGGCGGCAAGCTTGTCACCATTAATCTCGGCTCGGCCGACGCTCTTCGTCCCAACGTGACCTTTGGTGTGATTGACGGCGATGAAACCCGACTGCAAGACGCCGACCTTAAGGCAAGTATTCAAGTGATCAAGGTCCAGGGCCCGCACTTGGCATTGGCTCGTGTGGTCGCGTTGCCCGAAATCAGAAACCCAATCATTCCGGGTGATAAGATTTACTCACCATTCTGGGCTCCTGGTCGCCGGGTCAAGATCGCCCTCGCTGGTGAAATCGACATCAACAACGACGGACGTCCGGATAATGAAGACATCAAGGGCCAAATCAAGGCTGCTGGTGGAGTCGTAGCCGCAGAAGTGTCACCGACTGGCGAAGTCACCGGGACACTCGACGCGACCATCCGCTTCCTCGTCGTTGGTGAAGCTCCCGAAGTATCGTCATCAGCAACACTCGAAGGCGATGATGCTGAGGCGGCGGCTGCGTTCGGTCGTGCCAAAGAACTTGCAGGCGAATACGGCATCACGATCATTCCAGCATGGAAACTCGAAGCCTACCTCAAGACGATTGATGACACGCTGACCACGCCACTTGGATCAGCCGTTCGTGCCGATGACTTTGAACCAGAATCCATTATCAATCGGCGACGCATTCCAACTGATATCTCGGACATGTACAAGATTCAGCGAGATAACGTGCAAGAAGGCAACCGCGTCCTAGCACCTTAG
- a CDS encoding prepilin-type N-terminal cleavage/methylation domain-containing protein has translation MSSLAADRSPHFSEMPRRGFTLLELLLTLAVLAAIASIAIPGASMLLGDRQLVRAGNQLQIEMTRMRVDAMRQGRVMMIEGMIDGNKLRTRPYFSQSDATEGITSGGTQTSLLTGADQATAVAMVVDETATKEIELDGDTLVQSVSVVSAARGFEIEQATQGDRGDGWSSPILFYPDGTTSTAAIVIAHSTLGRVVVKLRGITGDVTVSEVVP, from the coding sequence ATGTCCTCGCTTGCTGCTGATCGTTCCCCGCACTTCTCCGAGATGCCGCGGCGCGGATTTACGTTACTCGAATTGCTGCTGACGCTCGCGGTGTTGGCGGCAATTGCTTCGATAGCGATTCCCGGCGCATCGATGCTGCTGGGCGATCGACAACTTGTGCGAGCTGGCAACCAACTGCAAATCGAGATGACTCGCATGCGAGTCGACGCGATGCGGCAAGGTCGTGTGATGATGATCGAGGGGATGATCGATGGAAACAAACTCCGCACACGCCCCTACTTTTCCCAATCAGATGCGACCGAAGGTATCACTTCGGGGGGCACACAAACGAGTCTGTTGACCGGTGCCGACCAGGCAACTGCGGTCGCTATGGTGGTTGACGAAACAGCTACCAAAGAAATCGAGCTCGACGGCGACACGTTAGTCCAGTCCGTTTCGGTCGTGTCGGCGGCTCGCGGTTTTGAAATTGAACAGGCCACGCAGGGGGATCGTGGGGACGGTTGGTCATCACCCATTTTGTTTTACCCCGATGGAACAACGAGCACCGCTGCTATTGTGATCGCGCACTCTACCCTCGGTCGTGTCGTGGTGAAGTTACGAGGCATCACCGGCGATGTCACGGTCAGCGAGGTGGTGCCATGA
- a CDS encoding phytanoyl-CoA dioxygenase family protein: MNTTNVDDIPNPSPSQLAELPRQMGFVPSVASSPQTLTPTQIDQYNELGYLMPLEGLDQTEARETRAFFDGVLAAFIELGRTSYSINTAHLRFARIYELVQHPRIVDAVADLLGPNVVCWGSHFFCKMPHDGKRVPWHQDSTYWPLSPTKTVTVWLAIDDADSDNANMKFIPRSHLHGLIDYDETQDADTVLNLAVKNPESYGDGEVDDALKAGQFSMHSDLLLHGSEANESDRRRCGLTIRYAAADVTTWYDWHKKGFVVRGENVGGHWANPPVPNH, translated from the coding sequence ATGAATACAACGAACGTAGACGACATTCCTAACCCATCGCCGAGCCAATTGGCCGAGTTGCCTCGCCAAATGGGATTTGTACCTTCGGTGGCGTCTTCCCCCCAAACGCTCACCCCGACGCAGATCGATCAGTACAACGAGTTGGGCTACCTGATGCCGCTTGAAGGACTTGATCAGACGGAAGCACGCGAGACGCGCGCGTTTTTCGATGGGGTGCTTGCCGCTTTCATTGAGCTCGGACGCACGAGCTATTCAATCAACACTGCCCACCTACGATTCGCGAGAATTTACGAGCTTGTTCAGCATCCGCGAATTGTCGATGCAGTTGCCGACCTGCTGGGACCCAACGTGGTTTGTTGGGGATCGCACTTCTTTTGCAAGATGCCTCATGACGGCAAGCGAGTGCCATGGCATCAGGACAGCACTTATTGGCCGCTGAGTCCCACCAAGACGGTGACGGTATGGTTGGCGATTGACGACGCGGACTCAGACAATGCAAACATGAAGTTCATTCCGCGTTCGCATCTGCACGGGCTGATTGACTACGATGAAACTCAAGATGCCGATACGGTCCTGAATTTAGCGGTTAAGAATCCAGAGTCATACGGCGATGGCGAAGTCGACGACGCTTTGAAAGCGGGGCAGTTTTCGATGCACTCCGACTTGCTGCTGCACGGCTCGGAAGCCAACGAATCGGACCGACGACGTTGCGGTTTGACGATTCGTTACGCGGCTGCGGATGTGACGACTTGGTATGACTGGCACAAAAAAGGCTTCGTCGTTCGTGGCGAGAACGTTGGCGGGCACTGGGCAAACCCACCCGTACCCAACCATTGA
- a CDS encoding prepilin-type cleavage/methylation domain-containing protein: MRRRFNFSPLAFTLLEVVLTLAMSVVLMVLVGGAIQFYGRDMVIRDMDVRQTQLAASLIQMIEDDLRATMHSEPADMEPLETLLAATAGQSSQGGEEDLSAAGIESEDDAMITTEVSSSGLETSTSVLETPGLIGSQFQIQVDLSRLPRLEEYTQMLDPNAGNLDDVPSDLKTVAYFVQSAGAIAGVQDPLNDLSVEGEAIKTDGSGGLVRRSLDRAATVYAANNGSLSLLSASGDLLAPEVTSIEFQYWDGITWLQSWSSDEYGELPMAVKVQLTMSDVLSTDENATRVFSHVVRLPMARPVEEEEDEELSEAGL; the protein is encoded by the coding sequence ATGAGAAGGCGTTTTAATTTTTCGCCCTTGGCGTTCACCCTGCTCGAAGTCGTGCTCACGCTCGCGATGTCGGTGGTGTTGATGGTCTTGGTGGGCGGTGCCATCCAGTTCTATGGCCGCGATATGGTGATCCGAGATATGGACGTGCGGCAAACTCAATTAGCCGCCTCGCTGATCCAGATGATCGAAGACGACCTGCGGGCGACCATGCACAGCGAGCCAGCCGACATGGAACCACTTGAGACACTGCTTGCGGCCACCGCCGGTCAATCGAGCCAGGGTGGTGAAGAGGATCTTTCGGCCGCGGGCATTGAGAGCGAAGACGACGCGATGATCACCACCGAAGTTTCGAGTAGCGGTTTAGAAACGAGCACGTCAGTGCTTGAGACACCTGGATTGATAGGCAGTCAATTTCAAATTCAGGTGGATTTAAGTCGCTTGCCTCGATTGGAAGAGTACACGCAGATGCTCGATCCGAATGCGGGAAACCTAGACGATGTGCCCAGTGACTTAAAAACGGTCGCCTACTTCGTTCAATCTGCCGGTGCCATTGCTGGCGTCCAAGATCCGTTAAACGATTTGTCGGTCGAAGGCGAAGCGATCAAAACGGACGGTTCAGGCGGACTCGTGCGCCGCTCACTTGACCGAGCCGCGACCGTGTATGCCGCGAACAATGGCTCGCTGTCGTTGCTTAGTGCCTCGGGGGATCTGCTCGCACCAGAGGTGACCTCTATTGAGTTTCAATATTGGGATGGCATCACGTGGTTGCAATCGTGGAGTAGCGATGAATACGGCGAATTACCGATGGCCGTGAAGGTGCAATTAACGATGTCTGATGTTCTGTCCACTGACGAGAACGCGACTCGGGTGTTTTCGCATGTGGTTCGGCTGCCGATGGCTCGGCCAGTCGAAGAAGAGGAAGACGAAGAACTTAGTGAGGCGGGACTATGA
- a CDS encoding right-handed parallel beta-helix repeat-containing protein gives MTIKTSASYRYALGLLAAVGFSLLLCKVGNVAAADFYVSNAGSDENNGSIDQPFASLIHARDMARKSSATDTIWLRSGRYFLPQGMDLGVEDSNTTWQAFENETPVITGGVKVDGWKPWRDGIYQADVSSLGNLAIKQLLYDGQRQWLARYPNFDSENPYGAGWAYVDGELINKYSDRDEDSKRSFVTKSEDWRSWAHPEDVSVFIFARYNWWNDIMPVATAEQETNRITTTQDASYAIRPGDRYYFQGALEDLDTEGEWHFDSREKRLFFKPPRNTKSSVLVPTTRVIVRINKDAHDIELRGLTLECAEGNAVAMTEAKRCRVVASVVRSVGDYHGSGISIKNGTQCEVVGCDISFTGSHGVQVSGGDIKTLTSPGHRVDNCYIHHAGVFHKQGVGVMLSGVGHQVSHCLIHDMPRFAVMFWGNKHQIEKNHMRHLALETEDVGATYTGGRNWISSRGTTLKHNLIHDVLGYGWDGSKWSSPYFAFGIYLDDNTGGVDVIGNIVARCGRSGLHGHSARDNRIEGNIFADNADQQWEFNGWKAGEGRWAEHYDEMVAGYESVVGLPAWKNMRGMDVHPKDIADEQKWVVSGNVFRSNIIAWKNEDAKAMKITAFSPTRNEVDKNLYWHDGREVTTGHHALGRQKSKNLIANPTLKGNLGALPDQWNWQIQTSTSSAELVDDNGDQVLRIGAGYDSSKARDNYPIIASDSLPLRSGASYRLRATMRSDTEASKANLLVQSYVPAKDGMPAHFWGQFPSEVNVSRQWETKETIIRIPAEGEKGWNERMGEAYRVRIDWGQSQGNLFVRDIELVEMEPMSEWASWQSLGFDQNSIIADPKFADRTNDDYRLPSDSPAFQLGFQAIPVDEIGPYESPDRVTWPIEEAEGAREHPLTP, from the coding sequence ATGACGATCAAAACCTCTGCCTCTTACCGCTACGCGCTCGGCCTTCTGGCCGCAGTCGGGTTCTCACTGCTGCTCTGCAAGGTTGGCAACGTTGCCGCGGCCGATTTCTACGTATCCAACGCAGGAAGCGACGAAAACAACGGGAGCATAGACCAACCGTTTGCGTCGCTAATTCATGCGCGTGACATGGCCAGAAAATCGTCCGCAACGGACACCATTTGGTTACGATCGGGAAGGTACTTTTTGCCGCAAGGGATGGATCTTGGCGTTGAAGATTCGAATACAACGTGGCAAGCGTTCGAAAATGAAACCCCCGTTATTACAGGTGGCGTCAAGGTCGACGGTTGGAAACCATGGCGTGATGGAATTTACCAAGCGGACGTGTCGTCATTGGGTAACCTCGCGATCAAACAACTACTTTACGACGGACAACGTCAATGGTTGGCTCGCTACCCCAACTTCGATTCCGAAAATCCTTATGGTGCAGGCTGGGCGTATGTCGATGGGGAACTCATCAACAAGTACAGCGACAGAGACGAAGACAGTAAAAGGTCGTTCGTTACCAAATCGGAAGACTGGCGATCGTGGGCGCATCCTGAAGATGTAAGTGTCTTCATTTTTGCCCGATACAATTGGTGGAACGACATCATGCCAGTTGCCACCGCCGAGCAGGAAACCAATCGAATCACAACAACGCAGGATGCGAGTTACGCGATTCGACCAGGCGATCGCTATTACTTTCAAGGCGCTTTGGAAGACCTAGACACCGAAGGAGAATGGCATTTTGACTCACGCGAAAAACGATTGTTCTTCAAACCGCCGCGCAATACTAAATCTTCGGTCTTGGTGCCAACGACCCGCGTTATCGTTCGGATCAACAAAGACGCTCACGACATTGAACTTCGCGGTTTAACGCTCGAGTGTGCCGAAGGAAACGCAGTCGCAATGACGGAGGCTAAGCGCTGCCGAGTCGTCGCCAGCGTCGTTCGCTCCGTGGGTGATTACCACGGCAGCGGAATTTCGATCAAGAACGGAACCCAGTGCGAGGTCGTGGGCTGCGACATCTCGTTTACTGGCTCCCATGGTGTGCAAGTTTCCGGCGGCGACATCAAGACACTCACATCCCCCGGACATCGCGTTGACAATTGCTACATCCATCACGCCGGAGTCTTTCACAAGCAAGGTGTGGGAGTGATGCTAAGCGGCGTGGGCCATCAGGTGTCCCATTGTTTGATTCACGACATGCCACGGTTCGCCGTGATGTTCTGGGGAAACAAACACCAAATTGAAAAAAACCACATGCGTCACTTGGCATTGGAAACCGAAGATGTTGGTGCGACATACACCGGCGGCCGTAACTGGATCTCATCGCGAGGAACGACCTTAAAGCACAACCTCATACACGATGTTTTAGGCTACGGTTGGGATGGCAGCAAATGGAGTTCGCCGTACTTCGCCTTCGGTATCTACTTGGACGACAACACCGGCGGTGTCGACGTGATCGGGAACATCGTTGCTCGATGCGGTCGATCGGGTCTTCACGGGCACAGTGCCAGAGATAACCGAATCGAAGGAAACATCTTTGCGGACAATGCAGACCAGCAGTGGGAGTTCAACGGGTGGAAAGCCGGTGAAGGGCGGTGGGCAGAACACTACGACGAGATGGTCGCGGGCTATGAATCGGTTGTTGGACTTCCCGCATGGAAGAACATGAGAGGAATGGACGTTCATCCCAAGGACATCGCCGACGAACAGAAGTGGGTCGTCAGCGGAAATGTCTTTCGCTCCAATATCATCGCCTGGAAGAACGAGGACGCCAAGGCAATGAAGATCACTGCGTTTTCACCGACGCGGAATGAAGTCGACAAAAACCTTTACTGGCATGATGGCCGAGAGGTCACCACTGGGCATCACGCATTAGGCCGCCAGAAATCGAAGAACCTTATCGCCAACCCGACATTGAAGGGCAATCTTGGTGCATTACCCGATCAATGGAATTGGCAGATTCAGACGTCAACATCATCAGCCGAGTTAGTGGACGACAACGGCGATCAAGTATTGCGTATCGGAGCAGGCTACGATTCGAGTAAAGCTCGAGACAACTACCCCATCATTGCAAGCGATTCTTTGCCTCTTCGCTCGGGTGCGTCTTATCGCTTGCGAGCAACCATGCGGTCAGACACCGAAGCTTCCAAAGCCAACCTCTTGGTCCAGAGCTACGTTCCGGCCAAAGACGGAATGCCGGCTCACTTCTGGGGGCAATTTCCTTCGGAAGTCAATGTTTCTCGTCAGTGGGAAACGAAAGAGACGATCATTCGCATTCCCGCTGAAGGCGAGAAAGGATGGAACGAACGGATGGGAGAAGCCTACCGCGTCCGCATCGACTGGGGACAATCCCAAGGTAACCTCTTTGTTCGCGACATCGAACTGGTTGAGATGGAACCCATGAGCGAGTGGGCTAGCTGGCAATCGCTGGGGTTTGATCAAAACAGCATCATTGCCGATCCCAAATTCGCGGATCGGACGAATGACGACTATCGCTTACCGAGCGATAGCCCCGCATTTCAACTTGGCTTTCAAGCAATCCCGGTGGACGAGATCGGACCATACGAAAGTCCTGACCGTGTCACTTGGCCAATTGAGGAAGCCGAAGGCGCTCGCGAGCACCCGCTGACGCCGTAG
- a CDS encoding elongation factor P: MLAKDIKTGTVVVHEGNPVVIKGISVQSPSARGAATLYKFRARNLLTKNKVDITLKGTDNLDEADFYLREVQMLYTDATHVFLMDKEDFQQFEIAIEDVEEELPYVTEGLEGMRAMIYNDGCVGLDLPASVELTITQCDPGVKGNSATSRTKPATLETGLVVHVPEYIKEGERLKIDTRTGEFLSRA, translated from the coding sequence ATGCTCGCGAAAGACATCAAAACCGGCACCGTCGTCGTGCACGAGGGCAACCCCGTGGTGATCAAGGGAATCTCGGTCCAATCTCCCTCGGCCCGCGGAGCCGCTACGTTGTACAAGTTTCGCGCCCGCAATCTGTTGACCAAAAACAAAGTCGACATCACGCTCAAAGGTACCGATAACCTCGACGAAGCTGATTTTTACCTTCGCGAGGTGCAGATGCTTTACACCGACGCGACTCATGTGTTCCTGATGGACAAAGAGGATTTTCAACAATTCGAAATCGCGATCGAAGACGTGGAAGAGGAACTGCCCTATGTCACCGAAGGCTTGGAAGGCATGCGAGCGATGATTTACAACGATGGTTGTGTGGGGCTCGACTTGCCGGCGTCCGTGGAATTGACGATCACTCAATGCGATCCTGGTGTCAAAGGCAACTCGGCAACCTCTCGAACGAAGCCTGCCACCTTGGAAACCGGACTGGTCGTGCATGTTCCTGAGTACATTAAAGAAGGTGAACGGCTGAAGATCGACACTCGCACGGGTGAATTCCTTTCGCGAGCCTAA
- a CDS encoding alpha/beta hydrolase — protein MKSLVALLLAFTTTLVVAQDSNPARTPADGPFVPDAVLPGGQVLSLYSPDSPLLNQERIHEAEKYNTTGKYDRLLNTLNIHNPTIEVHLAENRQNNGAAVIVAPGGGHKILWVGPEGYDLVPFFAEHGVSTIVLRNRLRVDGYEPTTDAVNDTFQAIRIVRAHAEEWQLDPAKIGVVGFSAGAELSAPTALFFDEFQEAHADNSDPLANVSPRPDFVGLVYPGPTPFTRNPETSIPKNCPPSFIVCAGSDDKVHAIWADEYFSPMLKAGVPNLEMHIYAHGGHGGSIRPRTGGPFATWPDRFLDWFTDLGFLAKPGEPTKAAKDVAAYSGKR, from the coding sequence ATGAAGTCACTGGTCGCACTGTTGCTCGCGTTCACCACCACGCTGGTCGTGGCGCAAGATTCCAATCCCGCTCGCACGCCTGCGGACGGCCCCTTCGTGCCGGATGCGGTTCTGCCAGGCGGACAAGTACTTTCGCTCTATTCACCGGATTCACCGCTATTGAATCAAGAGCGAATCCACGAAGCTGAAAAATACAACACCACTGGCAAGTATGACCGCCTTCTTAACACACTCAACATCCACAACCCGACCATCGAAGTCCACCTCGCAGAGAATCGCCAAAACAATGGCGCGGCCGTGATCGTCGCTCCGGGCGGCGGACACAAGATACTGTGGGTCGGTCCAGAAGGTTACGATCTGGTGCCATTCTTCGCCGAGCATGGCGTGTCGACCATTGTGCTGCGAAATCGATTGCGGGTAGATGGTTACGAACCGACGACCGATGCGGTGAACGATACGTTTCAAGCAATCCGCATCGTGCGGGCTCACGCGGAAGAATGGCAACTGGATCCCGCAAAGATTGGCGTGGTCGGCTTTTCAGCAGGTGCCGAACTATCCGCACCCACAGCATTGTTCTTTGACGAGTTTCAAGAGGCACACGCAGACAACAGCGATCCGCTTGCGAATGTTTCTCCGCGACCTGATTTCGTCGGATTGGTGTACCCAGGTCCGACACCGTTCACGCGAAATCCTGAAACGAGCATTCCGAAGAATTGCCCTCCAAGCTTCATTGTTTGCGCTGGTTCAGATGACAAAGTTCACGCGATCTGGGCCGACGAGTACTTTTCACCCATGCTAAAAGCCGGCGTTCCCAACTTGGAAATGCACATCTACGCTCATGGTGGCCACGGCGGATCCATTCGTCCTCGAACCGGCGGCCCCTTCGCAACATGGCCCGACCGTTTTCTCGATTGGTTTACCGACCTTGGTTTCCTGGCGAAACCCGGCGAACCTACCAAAGCCGCCAAAGATGTCGCTGCCTACTCAGGCAAACGCTAA